One window of Pseudomonas sp. ML2-2023-3 genomic DNA carries:
- a CDS encoding DUF4304 domain-containing protein translates to MEREKIDAALKEHVVPVLRSMGFKGSFPHFRRNTGQQIDLLTFQFDKHGGGFVIEVAVSPTEGVTLHWGEQIPAAKVVATHLHPNKRIRLGAAMEGDHWFRYDNKGTRTTRFEDTAREVLPYLSAEATDHWAKGPLCDNSTS, encoded by the coding sequence ATGGAACGCGAGAAAATTGATGCCGCATTAAAAGAACATGTCGTCCCGGTACTTCGCAGCATGGGGTTTAAGGGGTCTTTTCCTCACTTTCGCCGTAACACGGGACAGCAAATTGACCTGCTAACGTTTCAGTTTGATAAACATGGAGGCGGTTTTGTTATTGAAGTCGCTGTCAGTCCGACTGAGGGAGTCACCCTGCATTGGGGCGAGCAGATCCCCGCGGCAAAAGTGGTCGCCACGCACCTGCATCCCAATAAACGCATTCGGTTGGGCGCGGCCATGGAAGGAGACCACTGGTTCAGATATGACAATAAAGGCACCCGCACTACCCGATTCGAAGATACGGCCCGGGAGGTACTGCCTTACCTGAGCGCTGAAGCGACTGACCATTGGGCCAAAGGCCCGCTCTGTGACAACTCAACCTCGTAA